Proteins encoded by one window of Canis aureus isolate CA01 chromosome 13, VMU_Caureus_v.1.0, whole genome shotgun sequence:
- the CLDN19 gene encoding claudin-19 isoform X1 has product MANSGLQLLGYFLALGGWVGIIASTALPQWKQSSYAGDAIITAVGLYEGLWMSCASQSTGQVQCKLYDSLLALEGHIQSARALMVVAVLLGFVAMVLSVVGMKCTRVGDSNPTAKGRIAISGGVLFLLAGLCTLTAVSWYATLVTQEFFNPSTPVNARYEFGSALFVGWASAGLAMLGGSFLCCTCPEPERAASSPQPYRPGPSAAAREPVVKLSASAKGPLGV; this is encoded by the exons ATGGCCAACTCGGGCCTCCAGCTCCTGGGCTACTTCCTGGCCCTGGGCGGCTGGGTGGGCATCATCGCCAGCACAGCCCTCCCGCAGTGGAAGCAGTCCTCCTACGCGGGCGACGCCATCATCACGGCCGTGGGGCTCTACGAGGGGCTCTGGATGTCCTGCGCCTCCCAGAGCACCGGGCAGGTGCAGTGCAAGCTCTATGACTCCCTGCTCGCCCTGGAAG gTCACATCCAGTCAGCGCGAGCCCTGATGGTGGTGGCCGTGCTCCTGGGCTTTGTGGCCATGGTCCTCAGTGTGGTCGGCATGAAGTGCACTCGGGTTGGAGACAGCAACCCCACCGCCAAGGGCCGCATCGCCATCTCTGGGGGTGTCCTCTTCCTGCTGGCAG GCCTCTGCACTCTGACAGCCGTCTCGTGGTATGCCACCCTGGTGACACAGGAGTTCTTCAACCCCAGCACACCTGTCAACGCCAG GTACGAGTTCGGCTCGGCCCTGTTCGTGGGCTGGGCGTCGGCCGGCCTGGCCATGCTGGGGGGCTCCTTCCTCTGCTGCACGTGCCCCGAGCCTGAGCGCGCCGCCAGCAGCCCGCAGCCTTACCGGCCGGGCCCATCGGCCGCTGCCCGAGA ACCAGTTGTTAAATTGTCCGCCTCCGCCAAGGGCCCCCTGGGTGTGTAA
- the CLDN19 gene encoding claudin-19 isoform X2 produces the protein MANSGLQLLGYFLALGGWVGIIASTALPQWKQSSYAGDAIITAVGLYEGLWMSCASQSTGQVQCKLYDSLLALEGGCPGGAAGSCPSPFIPGSYTPASPTARSVPPALPRSHPVSASPDGGGRAPGLCGHGPQCGRHEVHSGWRQQPHRQGPHRHLWGCPLPAGRPLHSDSRLVVCHPGDTGVLQPQHTCQRQVRVRLGPVRGLGVGRPGHAGGLLPLLHVPRA, from the exons ATGGCCAACTCGGGCCTCCAGCTCCTGGGCTACTTCCTGGCCCTGGGCGGCTGGGTGGGCATCATCGCCAGCACAGCCCTCCCGCAGTGGAAGCAGTCCTCCTACGCGGGCGACGCCATCATCACGGCCGTGGGGCTCTACGAGGGGCTCTGGATGTCCTGCGCCTCCCAGAGCACCGGGCAGGTGCAGTGCAAGCTCTATGACTCCCTGCTCGCCCTGGAAG GTGGCTGCCCAGGGGGAGCTGCTGGCTCCTGCCCGAGCCCCTTCATCCCGGGCTCCTATACGCCCGCCTCTCCCACCGCCCGCTCagtccctcctgccctgcccaggTCACATCCAGTCAGCGCGAGCCCTGATGGTGGTGGCCGTGCTCCTGGGCTTTGTGGCCATGGTCCTCAGTGTGGTCGGCATGAAGTGCACTCGGGTTGGAGACAGCAACCCCACCGCCAAGGGCCGCATCGCCATCTCTGGGGGTGTCCTCTTCCTGCTGGCAG GCCTCTGCACTCTGACAGCCGTCTCGTGGTATGCCACCCTGGTGACACAGGAGTTCTTCAACCCCAGCACACCTGTCAACGCCAG GTACGAGTTCGGCTCGGCCCTGTTCGTGGGCTGGGCGTCGGCCGGCCTGGCCATGCTGGGGGGCTCCTTCCTCTGCTGCACGTGCCCCGAGCCTGA